The following are encoded together in the Theileria orientalis strain Shintoku DNA, chromosome 1, complete genome genome:
- a CDS encoding protein kinase, whose amino-acid sequence MEVNDHIDDHILAMYKIIQKIGKGAYGIVWKALKKDTNEVVALKKIFDAFRNSTDAQRTYREIMFLQKLKKCPNIVKLMHVYPADNNRDVYLVFEYVETDLHAVIRSNILEDVHKKYILYQLLKSIHFIHTGELLHRDLKPSNILLNSKCAIKLADFGLARSVAPNNNTMAKDLNQSISKTLVKDKGNTETEKDIVMTDYVATRWYRAPEILVGSTKYTKGVDMWAIGCIFGEMLMGKPLFPGSSTINQLGKVITFTGMPSESDMDSLGSPFTKVMITSLGNIEKKPMREYFPKAEEEALDLLTSLLQFNPNKRITTVNALNHPYLAAFHKSNILPSLTRAISIPVCDNIKYDLINYRHLIYKFIQHSNAGGGQKGNNGTSTSSSATSNTSHNQYVPSTISINSHNSIGSTHSNVNNSRNNVNNNGNGNSGVGVAGMAGNIVQTNSAGMVKTNSVKGAVYSNGGNSNGEDNYSANVRYYSINDEDQNMVNRRIYTNTMPALQGQNAGNNSNMAGLATTMGTTIHKTVGMGGNGNMKSSAGSNKSEKHRLSIEHMKSKKGSVLKPVPQNYAKHGYMGHGNGGNNYQGNGGSFGGNNASNGGYNGNNYQGNGGYMGQGYGSYDYSNGGNLMNEYISYDYTKGANMGVNMGQGYATYDYSNGGSMVGMNGGANMVGMNTGANLGANMVGLSGDNGGASLANATGGSHVYKEGKMNSIFPLCKFVPKKQDPYPRTNSMKSFYRRNEGGHRRRAGNKGGLVSEVELQGSVKRPREDGETWTIMTQRQSNTCNIA is encoded by the exons ATGGAAGTGAATGATCACATTGACGACCACATACTGGCcatgtataaaattatacaaaagaTAGGGAAGGGCGCTTACGGCATAGTCTGGAAGGCCCTGAAGAAGGACACGAATGAGGTCGTAGCGCTAAAAAAGATCTTCGACGCGTTCCGAAACTCCACAGATGCTCAGAGGACGTACAGGGAGATCATGTTCTTGCAGAAGTTGAAAAAGTGTCCAAACATCGTAAAATTAATGCACGTATATCCTGCGGATAACAACAGAGACGTATATTTGGTTTTTGAGTATGTTGAGACTGATTTACATGCTGTGATAAGATCAAACATATTGGAAGATGTGCACAAGAAGTATATTCTATATCAACTCTTGAAGtcaattcattttatacacacag gTGAATTGTTACATCGCGATTTGAAGCCTAGCAACATATTACTCAACAGTAAGTGTGCAATAAAACTAGCGGATTTCGGATTGGCTAGAAGCGTGGCTCCAAATAATAACACCATGGCAAAGGACTTGAATCAGTCAATAAGTAAAACCCTCGTAAAGGATAAAGGGAACACAG AAACAGAAAAGGACATCGTGATGACGGATTACGTCGCAACCAGATGGTACAGAGCACCGGAGATCCTGGTGGGAAGCACGAAGTACACGAAGGGAGTGGACATGTGGGCAATAGGCTGCATATTCGGAGAGATGCTGATGGGAAAGCCACTCTTCCCAGGAAGCTCGACAATCAATCAGCTGGGCAAGGTGATCACGTTCACAGGAATGCCGAGTGAGTCGGACATGGACTCGCTGGGCTCACCCTTCACGAAGGTGATGATCACGAGTCTGGGAAACATAGAGAAGAAGCCGATGAGAGAGTACTTCCCGAAGGCAGAGGAGGAGGcgctggacctgctgacgAGCCTGCTGCAGTTCAACCCGAACAAGAGAATCACGACAGTAAACGCACTCAACCACCCGTACCTGGCGGCATTCCACAAAAGCAACATTCTGCCGAGTCTGACGAGAGCAATCAGCATACCAGTGTGCGACAACATCAAGTACGACCTGATAAACTACCGCCACCTGATATACAAGTTCATACAGCACTCGAACGCGGGAGGTGGCCAGAAGGGGAACAACGGGACCTCGACGAGCAGCAGCGCCACAAGCAACACGTCGCATAACCAATACGTGCCCTCGACGATCAGCATCAACTCACACAACAGCATAGGAAGCACGCACAGTAACGTAAATAACAGTAGAAACAACGTAAATAATAACGGAAACGGAAACAGCGGAGTTGGAGTAGCAGGGATGGCTGGTAACATAGTACAGACAAACAGCGCAGGAATGGTGAAAACAAATTCAGTAAAGGGAGCTGTGTACAGCAACGGAGGAAACAGTAACGGAGAAGACAACTACAGCGCAAACGTTAGATACTATAGCATCAACGACGAGGATCAAAACATGGTGAATAGACgcatatacacaaacacaatGCCGGCACTGCAAGGGCAAAACGCAGGGAACAACAGTAACATGGCAGGACTGGCAACGACAATGGGCACCACGATACACAAGACAGTAGGAATGGGAGGAAACGGCAATATGAAGAGCAGTGCAGGCTCAAATAAAAGTGAAAAGCACAGACTGTCAATAGAGCACATGAAGTCAAAAAAGGGTAGCGTACTTAAGCCAGTGCCACAAAACTATGCCAAACACGGATACATGGGCCACGGGAACGGAGGAAACAACTACCAGGGTAACGGAGGAAGCTTCGGAGGGAACAACGCAAGTAACGGAGGATACAACGGTAACAACTACCAGGGGAACGGAGGATACATGGGACAGGGGTACGGAAGCTACGATTACAGCAATGGAGGTAACCTGATGAACGAATACATAAGCTACGACTACACAAAAGGAGCAAACATGGGAGTTAACATGGGCCAGGGATACGCAACCTACGACTACAGCAATGGAGGTAGCATGGTAGGAATGAATGGAGGAGCAAACATGGTAGGAATGAACACAGGAGCAAACTTAGGAGCTAACATGGTAGGGCTGAGCGGAGATAACGGAGGAGCGAGCCTGGCAAACGCGACGGGAGGAAGCCACGTCTACAAGGAAGGTAAAATGAACTCGATATTCCCACTGTGTAAGTTCGTGCCGAAAAAGCAGGACCCGTACCCGAGGACGAACTCAATGAAGTCGTTTTACAGACGAAACGA AGGAGGCCACAGGAGAAGAGCCGGGAACAAAGGAGGATTGGTATCCGAAGTGGAGCTACAAGGGAGCGTAAAGAGACCAAGAGAAGACGGAGAGACGTGGACGATAATGACACAAAGACAGAGTAACACTTGCAACATCgcataa
- a CDS encoding succinyl-Coa ligase, subunit, whose protein sequence is MINGSLRTLRGGVTARLSSLKGIHGVDGHPTGSRESMKETKRWLNVTEYVGMTLLKKNKVPVPIFKLASTTEEAEKMGKLILESSTSKSLVVKAQVLTGGRGKGKFAHTGRSGVEVAASAPEAAECAKGMLGNYLTTKQTAGKGVLCNEVLLAEKLNLVRERYLSFMLDRTSGGIVAIATRHGGGNVEEIAEKDPAAVLKLQVCPLKGLTDEDVSRLVAHLDFSDASQAADFVRRLYAAFLKLDATLLEINPAAETDEGRVLACDSKISVDDNAKYRQQEVFAAGCEARTREESEAEKADLNYISLDGNVACIVNGAGLAMATLDLIQFHGGSAANFLDVGGNSTSETLSKALDIVNSDANAKVLLVNIVGGIVHCDKFATSFIEASRRLVRQLPVVIRLQGTNADVAKKLLNEANIPHLFCTDFDSACKSAVEMANS, encoded by the coding sequence atgattaatgGTAGTCTTAGAACACTGAGAGGAGGTGTAACGGCTCGATTAAGCAGTCTGAAAGGGATCCACGGAGTGGACGGCCACCCTACTGGGAGCAGAGAGTCGATGAAGGAGACGAAAAGATGGCTCAACGTCACAGAATACGTGGGAatgacgctgctgaagaaaaataaagtcCCAGTGCCAATTTTTAAGCTGGCTTCCACTACGGAGGAGGCGGAAAAGATGGGAAAGCTGATCCTGGAAAGCTCAACGTCAAAATCACTGGTGGTGAAGGCGCAGGTGCTCACgggaggaagaggaaaggGCAAGTTCGCACACACGGGCCGCTCGGGAGTGGAGGTGGCGGCCTCGGCCCCGGAAGCAGCGGAGTGCGCAAAGGGCATGCTCGGAAACTACCTGACGACGAAGCAGACCGCAGGAAAGGGAGTGCTCTGCAACGAAGTGCTGCTGGCGGAAAAGCTGAACCTGGTGCGCGAAAGGTACCTCTCCTTCATGCTCGACCGCACCTCGGGAGGCATCGTGGCAATCGCGACGAGGCACGGGGGCGGCAACGTCGAGGAGATAGCCGAGAAGGACCCCGCAGCAGTGCTGAAGCTGCAGGTGTGCCCGCTGAAGGGCCTGACGGACGAGGACGTGAGCAGGCTCGTCGCACACCTCGACTTCTCGGACGCGTCGCAGGCGGCGGACTTCGTGCGCAGGCTCTACGCGGCCTTCCTCAAGCTCGACGCGACGCTGCTCGAAATCAACCCGGCGGCGGAGACGGACGAGGGCAGAGTGCTCGCCTGCGACTCGAAGATTTCGGTCGACGACAACGCGAAGTACAGGCAGCAGGAGGTCTTCGCGGCAGGCTGCGAGGCGCGCACGAGGGAGGAGTCGGAGGCTGAGAAGGCGGACCTGAACTACATATCGCTCGACGGCAACGTCGCCTGCATCGTCAACGGCGCGGGCCTCGCCATGGCCACGCTCGACCTGATTCAGTTCCACGGGGGCTCGGCGGCGAACTTCCTCGACGTCGGCGGCAACTCGACGAGCGAGACGCTCTCGAAGGCGCTCGACATCGTTAACTCGGACGCGAACGCGAAGGTGCTGCTGGTGAACATCGTCGGCGGCATTGTGCACTGCGACAAGTTCGCGACCTCGTTCATCGAGGCGAGCAGGCGCCTGGTGCGCCAGCTGCCGGTGGTGATACGCCTGCAGGGCACGAACGCCGACGTggcgaagaagctgctgaacgagGCGAACATTCCGCACCTCTTCTGCACGGACTTCGACTCGGCGTGCAAGTCGGCGGTCGAGATGGCGAATTCGTGA
- a CDS encoding uncharacterized protein (SF-assemblin family protein) has translation MADCLERMSTTNSLEDKPSLSSIRDKLTTFENSMLNSKIKQREEDDIKFNRIHDTLSSLNDQLVKESNDRVLSRETLKKMTEDAANRMLNNVQNKLNKKVHLLAEKLDVLIDKCVTLENSVNELDQKLNKNAYFEMVENDINELESSIKNDIISKADKDTSILDKICYLQNTNKIKINDNNLWNNECVNEIRNNISQIKQTFENENEVFYNYITNELNNIKYALEATSTARKQSDQHILQAIDQMMSFSLQLKKRN, from the exons atggcGGATTGTCTCGAGCGTATGTCAACCACCAATAGCCTCGAGGATAAACCCAGTTTGAGCTCAATTCGTGATAAATTAACCACTTTTGAGAACTCCATGCTAAATTCGAAGATTAAGCAGAGAGAAGAGGATGATATTAAGTTTAAT agAATACATGATACTTTGTCAAGTTTGAACGATCAGCTTGTGAAAGAATCTAATGATAGGGTTTTATCAAGGGAAACACTCAAAAAAATGACCGAAGATGCTGCAAACAGGATGTTAAACAATGTTCAGAAtaagttaaataaaaaggtacACCTTCTGGCT GAGAAATTGGACGTTTTAATcgacaaatgtgtaacactAGAGAATTCAGTGAATGAATTGGATcaaaagttaaataaaaac GCTTACTTTGAGATGGTTGAAAACGACATAAATGAATTAGAGAGCAGTATCAAGAATGACATTATATCTAAGGCCGATAAGGACACCAGCATATTGGATAAAATATGCTACTTGCAGAATACTAATAAAATCAAA ATCAACGACAACAACTTATGGAACAatgagtgtgtaaatgagATTAGAAACAATATTAGCCAAATTAAACA AACTTTTGAAAACGAGAACGAAGTATTTTACAACTACATAACCAATGAActgaataatattaaatacgCTCTTGAGGCCACAAGCACTGCTAGGAAGCAGTCTGATCAGCACATACTACAG GCTATTGATCAAATGATGTCATTTTCATTGCAACTCAAGAAAAGGAATTAA
- a CDS encoding 60S ribosomal protein L14 codes for MPLFKKFVEPGRLCLLTYGPNSGKLVFVVDVVTPSRILVDGADVTGVKRQQVPKTWLKLTDVKVDLQRGAKTKTVSKVAKAEKALELFDKTSLGKKLRVVEKKKNLNDFQRFKLMVAQRQRRKLLKL; via the exons ATGCCcttgtttaaaaagtttGTTGAACCTGGTCGTCTATGTCTTTTGACATACGGACCTAACTCTGGAAAG CTTGTTTTCGTGGTTGATGTGGTCACTCCCTCAAGGATTCTCGTCGATGGTGCTGACGTTACAGG TGTTAAGAGGCAGCAGGTTCCAAAGACCTGGCTTAAGTTGACTGACGTTAAGGTCGACCTACAGAGAGGTGCGAAGACCAAGACCGTTTCCAAGGTCGCCAAGGCCGAAAAGGCCCTAGAGCTGTTCGACAAAACGTCCCTCGGAAAGAAGCTCCGCGTTGtagagaagaagaagaacttGAACGACTTCCAGAGGTTCAAACTAATGGTAGCGCAGCGCCAGAGGAGGAAGCTTCTGAAGCTTTAA